A window of bacterium genomic DNA:
TTCATTGTCAACCTGCTTCAAGGTAAAGATCTGAGTGAATCCCCGGCGTCTGAGGTCCTGACACTTCGTTGGTAACTTCCTGTTCCAAGAGGGGGAACAAAGGAGGGGTAGTATCGGTGTTTACTATCGTGAAAAAAATGAATCTGTCGCACGATGTCTACTGGATGGATATAGATGCGCCTTATATCGCCCGAAAGGCCCAGCCGGGTCAGTTCGTAATTCTCCGAACGGGACGCATGGGAGAGCGAATTCCACTCACTATCGCCGATAGTGACCGGGAGGCCGGCACCATATCCCTGGTTTTCCAGGAGGTGGGCAAGAGCACCATGCTCATGGGCGCCCTGAAGCAGGGAGATAATCTGGACGACGTAGTGGGCCCCCTGGGTCTTCCCAGCCATATCGAAAAGCTGGGCCTTGTCGTCATTGTGGGAGGCGGTATAGGGATAGCCCCGGTTCACCCCATTGCCCGGGGTTTCAAGGAAGCCGGGAGCAAGGTGATCTCCATACTGGGTGCTCGATCCAAAGATCTGCTCATCATGGAAGATGAAATGGTCAAGGCAAGTACCGAGGTAAAGGTTTGTACGGATGACGGCAGTTACGGTCAGCAGGGTTTTGTGACCAACGTCCTGGAAGGTCTCATCGAAGAGGGAAGTCCCATCGATATGGTCGTGGCCATCGGGCCTGTTCCCATGATGGCTGCGGTGAGCAAGCTGACCAAGCCCTATGGGATAAAGACGATGGTGAGCCTCAACCCGATCATGGTAGATGGCACCGGCATGTGTGGTGCCTGCAGGGTCACAGTGGGCGGTAAAATAAAGTTTGCCTGCGTGGACGGCCCCGACTTCGATGGCCATGAGGTGGATTTCGCCGAACTCAGGTTGCGTCAGAGGATGTACCTGAGCGAAGAGCGTGATGCCATTGAGACCTTAACCTACGTGAGCGAGTGAGACTAATGCCATGACCGATACCAATAATACGACCCCAAAAAAGGAAAAAGTGCCTCGACAGCCCATGCCAGAACAACCTGCCGGGGAGAGACAGAAAAATTTCGATGAGGTGCCCTACGGTTATACTCCTGAGACGGCCATGCTCGAAGCCAGCCGTTGCATCCAGTGTAAAAAACCCAGGTGTGTGGCCGGTTGCCCGGTGGGGATCGATATCCCCGGATTTATCAAGGCCATCGAGGTGGGAGATTTTCCCGAGTCGATCCGTATTCTGAAAGACAGTAACGCCCTGCCAGCCGTTTGCGGCCGGGTATGCCCCCAGGAGGATCAGTGTGAGATACTCTGTGTCCTGAGCGTCAAGCAGGATCCTGTGGCCATTGGACGCCTGGAACGCTTTGCGGCCGATTGGGAAAGGGAACACGGTGAGGTGAAGCTGCCTGAAGTAGCACCGCCCACCGGCAAGAAGGTGGCTGTGGTGGGAGCTGGCCCGGCTGGGCTTACCGTCGCGGGAGACCTCATCGTCAAGGGGCACGAGGTGACCGTATTCGAAGCCCTTCATAAGCCCGGGGGAGTCCTGGTTTACGGGATCCCTGAGTTCCGGCTGCCCAACGAGATCGTCGAGTTCGAGATCAAGAACCTGGAAAACCTGGGTGTAAAGGTCATCAACAATATTGTCGTGGGCAAGACCTTTACGATCCCTGAACTCATGGAGGAGGAAGGGTTCGATGCAGTTTTTCTGGGTGTCGGCGCCGGACTGCCAATGTTCATGGGGATTCCCGGCGAGAACCTCAACGGCGTTTATTCCGCCAATGAATACCTGACCAGGTCCAACCTCATGGGCGGTTACGATTTTCCCCGTTACGATACGCCCTTGAAAAGGGGCAAAAAAGTGGCGATCATCGGCGGCGGCAACGTTGCCATGGACTCGGCGCGGACCGCAAAAAGGCTCGGTGCCGAATCCATCGTTGTTTACAGACGATCGAAAAAAGAGATGCCTGCCAGGATCGAGGAGATCCATCATGCGGAAGAAGAGGGGATCGACTTCCACTTTCTCACCGCACCGGTACGCATCCTTGGCAACGAGGATGGGGCTGTCATCGGGATGGAGTGCCTTACAATGGAACTGGGTGAACCGGACGATTCAGGCCGCCGCAGACCGGTTCCCATAAAAGGTTCGGAGTACATTCTGGATGTAGATGTCGTCATTGTATCCGTTGGCACGGGGTCAAACCCCCTGCTGACCAAATCCACGCCGGGGCTTGAGCTCAACAAGTGGGACTACATCGTGGCTGATCAAAAGACAGGTGTTACCAGCATCCCCGGCGTATACGCCGGAGGCGATATCGTCCGGGGCGCGGCGACGGTGATCCTCGCCATGGGGGACGGCAGGATGGCCTCAGGTGCCATGCACCGGTATCTCATGGGTGAGCCGGAACCTGCGGACGCACCCGAGGAGTCATGATGACGCAAGGGAGTCCTTCAGGCCGCCTGGACTCCATCCGGGAACCCGTCAGGGAGGAGTGCAAGGCCCTCGAAGACTACTTTAAGACTTACTTGAAGACGGATGTTCCTCTTATCGATCAGATATTTGAACACCTTATTGACGGGGGGGGGAAACGGTTTCGTCCCCTCCTCGTCCTTCTTCTCTCCTCATGTTCGCCTCATCGCTCCAAAGAGGATGTATTCAAACTGGCTGTGGCTGTGGAGTTTATCCACACAGCGACCCTTCTGCACGATGATGTGGTGGATCAGTCGGATGTCCGCCGGGGCAACAGGGTCGCCTACAGGATATGGGGTGCCGAACCGAGCGTTTTGTCAGGGGATTATCTGTACTCCCGCGCCTTCAACCTTCTGGTTGAGATCGGCCACCTGGGCATTCTGGACGCTATTTCAGGTGCCACCACCCAGATGGCCAGTGGAGAGGTGCTCCAACTGCTCAGGTCTTACAGTACAGCCACAACACGGGAAGAGTACATGGAAGTTATCAACGGCAAAACGGCAAGCCTCATTGCGGCTTCCTGTACCGCAGCTGGTTACATCGCCGGCATGGAGGATCATGACCTTGCGGCTGCGGGAGAATACGGGCTCAACCTGGGTATGAGTTTCCAGATCGTAGACGATGTCCTGGATTATGCTTCCCAGCTCGGAGTCCTGGGGAAGGCTGTCGGCAAGGACTTTCTCGAAGGCAAAGTGACCCTTCCGGTCATCATTCTCATGGAAAATATCAACGGCGATACCAGGCGCCAGGTAGCTGATATCTTTCTCAAGGAATCTCCCCAGGTAGATGATTTTGCACTTGTCCTGGATCTCATGAAGAAGCACCTGGTGCTTGAAAAAACCCTGAAAGTGGCGGTCCAATACCGTGACCAGGCAGTGAAAGCACTGATGAAGATACCTGCAGATCCGTGCAGAGACAGTCTTCTTGGTCTGGCCAACTATGTGGTGGAGCGCTGTTCATGAGCGACTCCAGTAAACCTCATGCCCTGGTAAGCGTGGCCAGGAATGCTATCCTTTCCCATCTTTCAGGAAGCCCCCTCCCCCATGGGGAGATGTCTGAAGATCCAGGGGAGCCTGCTGGAACTTTCGTCAGCCTGAAAAAAGCGGGACAGCTCCGGGGCTGCATCGGCACAATACGGCCGGTACGGTCGACCCTTACCCAGGAAATTATGGACAACGCTGTTTCCGCTGCTACAAGGGATCCGAGGTTTAAGCCAGTTGTGCTGGAAGAGCTTGATGAGATCAGCATCTCGGTGGATGTCCTGGGAACGCCGGAACCTGTGTCGGGCCTGGAGGAACTGGATCCGTCACGGTTCGGGGTTATCGTCAAAAGCGGCCACCGCAAAGGGCTCCTCCTGCCGGACT
This region includes:
- a CDS encoding sulfide/dihydroorotate dehydrogenase-like FAD/NAD-binding protein, whose product is MFTIVKKMNLSHDVYWMDIDAPYIARKAQPGQFVILRTGRMGERIPLTIADSDREAGTISLVFQEVGKSTMLMGALKQGDNLDDVVGPLGLPSHIEKLGLVVIVGGGIGIAPVHPIARGFKEAGSKVISILGARSKDLLIMEDEMVKASTEVKVCTDDGSYGQQGFVTNVLEGLIEEGSPIDMVVAIGPVPMMAAVSKLTKPYGIKTMVSLNPIMVDGTGMCGACRVTVGGKIKFACVDGPDFDGHEVDFAELRLRQRMYLSEERDAIETLTYVSE
- the gltA gene encoding NADPH-dependent glutamate synthase, which codes for MTDTNNTTPKKEKVPRQPMPEQPAGERQKNFDEVPYGYTPETAMLEASRCIQCKKPRCVAGCPVGIDIPGFIKAIEVGDFPESIRILKDSNALPAVCGRVCPQEDQCEILCVLSVKQDPVAIGRLERFAADWEREHGEVKLPEVAPPTGKKVAVVGAGPAGLTVAGDLIVKGHEVTVFEALHKPGGVLVYGIPEFRLPNEIVEFEIKNLENLGVKVINNIVVGKTFTIPELMEEEGFDAVFLGVGAGLPMFMGIPGENLNGVYSANEYLTRSNLMGGYDFPRYDTPLKRGKKVAIIGGGNVAMDSARTAKRLGAESIVVYRRSKKEMPARIEEIHHAEEEGIDFHFLTAPVRILGNEDGAVIGMECLTMELGEPDDSGRRRPVPIKGSEYILDVDVVIVSVGTGSNPLLTKSTPGLELNKWDYIVADQKTGVTSIPGVYAGGDIVRGAATVILAMGDGRMASGAMHRYLMGEPEPADAPEES
- a CDS encoding polyprenyl synthetase family protein; this translates as MMTQGSPSGRLDSIREPVREECKALEDYFKTYLKTDVPLIDQIFEHLIDGGGKRFRPLLVLLLSSCSPHRSKEDVFKLAVAVEFIHTATLLHDDVVDQSDVRRGNRVAYRIWGAEPSVLSGDYLYSRAFNLLVEIGHLGILDAISGATTQMASGEVLQLLRSYSTATTREEYMEVINGKTASLIAASCTAAGYIAGMEDHDLAAAGEYGLNLGMSFQIVDDVLDYASQLGVLGKAVGKDFLEGKVTLPVIILMENINGDTRRQVADIFLKESPQVDDFALVLDLMKKHLVLEKTLKVAVQYRDQAVKALMKIPADPCRDSLLGLANYVVERCS
- the amrA gene encoding AmmeMemoRadiSam system protein A, which encodes MSDSSKPHALVSVARNAILSHLSGSPLPHGEMSEDPGEPAGTFVSLKKAGQLRGCIGTIRPVRSTLTQEIMDNAVSAATRDPRFKPVVLEELDEISISVDVLGTPEPVSGLEELDPSRFGVIVKSGHRKGLLLPDLPGVTTSEEQVRIARQKAGIGAEEPVELLRFEVKRYV